The Pseudopipra pipra isolate bDixPip1 unplaced genomic scaffold, bDixPip1.hap1 HAP1_SCAFFOLD_514, whole genome shotgun sequence genome has a segment encoding these proteins:
- the DLL3 gene encoding LOW QUALITY PROTEIN: delta-like protein 3 (The sequence of the model RefSeq protein was modified relative to this genomic sequence to represent the inferred CDS: inserted 2 bases in 1 codon; deleted 2 bases in 2 codons) produces MLRLPIAFPWPLEPGGSGGSREPWRGVSGGGLRFGTRLRCRPSPPARGPPCAPPLRPPTLLEPLLRPPGGVGGSVPPPSGCNNGGVCSVTALPPQGSRGGCATPAPGAAPAAPVTPVTPVTAAAAAAPEAPGVPGGSRTPLPPHQWRRWERRRRRWGAPGGIPGGGPGGGPGSDPEAPEPPVPSSLPGGPGPAPGGVRARPGGPGGPESLPGGLRSSPGGPGGLRSSPGGPRGLDPLPGVQDPFPGVLDSLPGVPELLPGVPGVPNPLPAAPAPLPGVPDPFPGVPGVPFPLPEVPPSPCALGPCFNGGACAPSPPGPPPGTPPGTPGYSCRCPPGFRGFNCERRADRCDPQYCLNGGQCRDSQGLAPLCRCPAGFSGRRCQHNADDCSPNPCAHGGTCQDGPNSFTCSCTLGFGGPRCRRRSGGCAPNPCAHGGTCFTHFSGPXLLLPPGFMGVRCEEEVGGAPPGTPPARRGPPAPLALCALPLVLLGPGVGLAVARRRRGG; encoded by the exons atGCTCCGCCTGCCCATCGCCTTCCCCTGGCCG TTGGAGCCGGGAGGGTCTGGGGGGTCTCGGGAGCCCTGGCGGGGGGTTTCGGGGGGGGGGCTGCGCTTCGGGACCCGCCTGCGCTGCCGCCCCTCACCCCCCGCCCGCGGACCCCCCTGCGccccccccctccgccccccGACGCTGCTGGAGCCGCTGCTGCGACCCCC GGGGGGTGTCGGGgggtctgtgcccccccccagCGGCTGCAACAACGGGGGCGTCTGCTCG GTAACGGCGCTGCCCCCACAGGGGTCCCGGGGCGGCTGCGCGACCCCCGCCCCGGGGGCGGCACCGGCGGCACCAGTAACACCAGTAACACCAGTaacggcggcggcggcggcggccccggaggctccgggggtcccgggggggtcccggACCCCCCTCCCGCCGCACCAGTGGCGGCGCTGGGaacggcggcggcggcgctggggGGCCCCGGGGGGGATCCcgggggggggtcccggggggggtCCCGGCAGCGACCCTGAAGCTCCGGAGCCCCCGGTCCCGTCCTCGCTCCCGGGGGGTCCCGGACCCGCTCCCGGTGGTGTCAGAGCTcgtcccgggggtcccgggggtcccgaATCCCTTCCCGGGGGTCTCAGATCAtctcccgggggtcccgggggtctcAGATCATCTcccgggggtcccaggggtcTCGACCCCCTCCCGGGGGTCCAGGATCCCTTCCCCGGAGTCCTGGACTCTctcccgggggtcccggagCTGCTCCCGGGAGTCCCGGGGGTCCCAAACCCTCtcccggcggccccggcccctctcccgggggtcccggatcccttcccgggggtcccgggggtcccgttCCCCCTCCCGGAGGTGCCCCCCTCCCCCTGCGCCCTCGGGCCCTGTTTCAACGGCGGCGCCTGcgccccctcc cccccgggacccccccccgggaccccccccgggacccccggctACAGCTGCCGCTGCCCCCCCGGCTTCCGGGGCTTCAACTGCGAGCGCCGGGCGGACCGGTGCGACCCCCAGTACTGCCTGAACG GCGGTCAGTGCCGGGACTCTCAGGGTCTGGCCCCCCTGTGCCGCTGCCCCGCGGGTTTTTCGGGCCGCCGGTGCCAACACAACGCGGACGATTGTTCGCCGAACCCCTGCGCGCACGGGGGGACGTGCCAGGACGGCCCCAACTCCTTCACCTGCTCCTGC ACTTTGGGCTTCGGGGGTCCCCGCTGCCGGCGCCGCTCGGGGGGCTGCGCCCCCAACCCCTGCGCGCACGGCGGGACCTGCTTCACGCACTTCTCGGGGCC TCTGCTCCTGCCCCCGGGATTCATGGGGGTCCGCTGCGAGGAGGAGGTGGGGGGCGcgccccccgggacccccccggcCCGACGGGGACCCCCCGCGCCCCTCGCGCTCTGCGCCCTCCCCCTCGTCCTGCTGGGGCCCGGGGTGGGGCTGGCGGTGGCccggaggaggagggggggcag